Part of the Phacochoerus africanus isolate WHEZ1 chromosome 8, ROS_Pafr_v1, whole genome shotgun sequence genome is shown below.
GATATTGCATGTATAAAGCTGAGCAGGTAATAGTACTCAACAAGCAGTGCTAGTtattttaagggggaaaaaaatatgattgtttttattttctaatcctGGCAGGAATCTGTCctagcatattaaaaaaaaaaatttttttttctatgaccaGGAAGTCCAGTCTTTCAGACTGCTGTGTCCTGAGAGAATAAACATGGAAATCAGAATTCCTAGATTCCAGTCTTGGCTCTGCGATTTCCAAGTATATGACCTTGGACAATGACAGGGTCCAGATGGGAAGGTGTCTAAAGGATTatctagttctgtttttttctacatAAATAGGCAAGGAAACTTCTAGCACTCAGAGCCTTGCCTGTGGCAAACTTTTAGTAAATGGTATGTATTATTATAATCTTTATTCATTAAATGCAAACAATAATCCCTGACCTGCCTACCACTCCATTTTGTGGTGAAGAGCAAAAGACAACGTAGGTATGAAGATGTTTTGTTAAACAGAAGGCTTGGCATAGGACTGAGGGATTACGGTTACCATTTAGAGTATTGTTTTTGCATTTGTGGAAAACGGTGGCATTTCCCATGAATAAACAAGTAATGTTCACcttctgttgttttcattttagaaaatattgttGTTTATAATCACACTCTACAAACTTTACAAGAAAGGCTCAGATTTTTTTCAGGCTTTGCTGGTCAGCCCAGAAGGGAGTGCTCTCCCAGTTCAAGACAATATCTTCCTATCATTCGGTCTGcaagagaaaattctgaaaaagctTCAGACGGTGGAAAACAAAGTGAAAGACCTGGAGGGGATGATCATTTCCCAAAAACCTACCACAAAGAGGGACTGTTCCTCTGAGGCCTACTGCAGCTGCTCCGACTGTCAGAGCCCCTTGCCGACATCAGGGTTTACATCCACATCTGAAATGTGATGGACTCCAATCTTTTCCAGAAAAGCACTGTTTCCCTCATGTGTGTGGTGGTGTTATCAATAAAGATAGAGAACTATGTTGAAATTACCCGGCCAGGACTGGCTCTCTATTTGGCAGGACCCAGCTTCCacttgtgtgtgtggtggggtcaCATGGGGAGGATTGTGGTGGTTTAAAATgtcaggctaggagttcccgttatggctcagagggttaagaaaccagcaagtgtccatgaggatgtggattcattccatggcctcgcccagtgggttaagtatccagtgtaaccatgagctatgctgtgggtcgcagacttggctcagatccctggcgtggctgtggctgtgactggcagctgcagctctactttgaccccctagcccaggaacttccatttgctgaagATTTGGCCGTAAAAAGAAATCTGGCAGTCTGGCAACCGTAAGCAACCATTCAGAAAAGGTATCCATGGGAATGGGAAAAGAAGGGGGAGTGGTCAGGGATATGGCCTTGAACTCCATGTCGAAGAGGCTGGATTAGATATAATAAGAACTGCAAGAacgtggtttttgtttttttgtttttttcgtcttttgtctatttaaggccacatccttggcatatggagtttcccaggccaggggccgaattagagctgcagctgccagcctataccacagccacagccacacaggatccaagctgcatctgctacctacaccacagctcatggcagtgctgaatccttaacccactgagggaagccagggatcaaacctgcatcctcagggatacttgttggttttgttacctctgagccacaatgggaactcccaaaatattttatttggtgtGCAAATAAACAGTGATTTGTTGGTATGCTGAAAAAAAGCTGCTGTGCTATTAAACAGAAGACAATATAGCAGTTTTCCAAGTGATGTCTTCCTAAGGTATTTCTGCAGGTAATTCTGACCATAATTTAGGTTCAGTGCATGGGAGTTAAAGTGCGACCCCTGTATAAAGACAAGACTTCAATGTATAGTGCAAAAACAGGTTGGTGAATACAGGGTGAGGCCAGAAAAGGCTTTGCAGAGGAGGTGACAATGAGTTGTCCCATAACGGGCTATAGAGGCAAACAATGAAATGGAAGGTGTTCCTGCTAGTGGGGTCATCACAGAgccatatgaaaaaaagaagatggcttaaaaaaaaaaagagttcctgttgtggctcagtggtaatgaagctgactggtatccataaggatgcaggtttgatccctagtcttgctcagtgtgttaaggatccagcattgtcatgagctgtgatgtaggtcacagatgcagactggatcccttgtggctgtggctgtggtgtaggccagcagctgcagctccaatttgacttctagcctgggaacctccatatgctgcaggtgtggccctaagaagaccaaaaaaaaaaaaaaaaaggatggctgGCCTAGAGGACAAGGAGTTTTAGGGTGACTGAAGAACTAGCTATTTCTAGAGCTACAACAAAGAACATTGTTTTTGGGGAAGGACACAGTAACTTCCTCCTCAAATCAGCTTTAATTCGTGATGTGAACAGAACAGATGGGAGTTATCAACAGTGTGCATTATCTGACAGTGTAGGTGGGAAGGTTTTTCACTATGCTGCTGCTGAAGGAGTGCCATGCAATCTTTTAAAGTCAATGTCTCAATCTTTTGTGCTAAATTTCAGTGCCTTTCCACATAGTTCCAGTGTTCTTGTCTTGGTTAATGCTCTGGGGTATATTGAAAGAAAGTCAGAAGGACCTAGAAGAGTTGAGTGATTCAGGTAATGAAGGGCCTTAAAGTTGATCCTATACTGTTGGGAATGCCCCACTGTGGGTTTTTAACAGGGGAGTAACATAGATCTAGTATTCTGGGCGGTAGACAGAGAATAAAATGAGCTTGGatttccctagtggcctagtggttaaaggatccagcattgtcactgctgtggctcagatcatagctgtggcatggatttgatccctggcctgggaatttctgcatgccacaggcacagctaaaaaaaaaaaaaaatgaatacggCGAGCTAGATGCAAAAAGTAAAACAGGTTGGCTGCTCTCTTAGGATAGTGTGGTAGAAACTGAGGGGTCACAGTGTGGTAGAAATTGAGGGGTCACAGTGTTTCTGGCTCTCAGTTCCCCAGAAGAGatgtgtgacccacaccacaagtATAAGGGGTCGATACCAAGTATTCATTCTTACTGGGGGTCATTCTTTTCTTGAAATCAAAGCATTTATGTCTAGGGCATCAATTGAGAGATCTTGGATGCTTCGCACACAGAGAATCAAGGCAAACTAAGAAAAGGGCTTGAGAGCCATTTTATCATTCAGGCTAGGCGAGGTGGACACCTTACCCCAGTGTCCACCACCCTAGGGAGGAGAAGTCTTATCCACCAAATTCAGTCTCTCTTCTTTGGCAAACCCTGACAATAGCCTGTTTTGAGGATCTCACTTCAGTTTCCACATAGACCGTCCCATCTGTTAACACTATCCTTCTGAAAAAGGTGACAAGTTACTATTTACTTTCCATAATTTACTTCTCCCTCCAGTGCTACTTCCCTAGTGCAAGCCACCATTATCTCTCACCAGGATTCACAAAATGGCCTTCAAACTGGACTCTCTGCTtccatctgtgtctccattcaGTTTATTCTCTAGCTGGTAGCTAAAAAGATCACATGACTCTTCTGCTCAAAACCTTTCAACAGCTTATATTTCACTCTGATTAAAgatcaatgttttttaaaaattttttttttttggtctttttaggtccacacccacagcatatggaggtgcccaggctagaggtccaaccggatctgcagccgccggcctacgccagagccacagcaatgttggatccctaatccactgagcaaggccagggatagaacctgcatcctcatggattctagtcagattcacttctgctgagccatgacgggaactcccaaggttttttttgtttgtttttctctgctttttttttttttttggctttttagggtcacaccagccgcatgtggaagttcccaggctaggggtcaaatcagagctacagctgctggcctaccacagccaggGAAAAGCCAGATCTAAGCCAGGTCTGGGACCATGTGTAGCTtgaagcaacttgggatccttaacccactgagcaaggccagggatcaaactgcatcttcatggatactcgttgggttcttaatcccctaagccacagcaggaactcccaacgaCTTTTAACTACACCGGGCACTCTCACTAAGAGGTATTTAGGAGTTGAGAAATTCGAGATATTGTTTACTGCAACACATCTTTGGCATTAcaatattactttaaatatttcttagttGAGGCTGCAGATTTAGCTCaatttattgtaaataataattATGCAAATTAACACCAGTCTCTGGTCAAACCACCTAATTAAATCAGACTTATCTTCAATCAGAAAAACGTTCAAGTCAAATCAATGTGTTAACAGGCGTTACTGTGAGCATGTTGCATTTCTGAATTCCAAGACAAACATGGCACTGAGCCTTGATAGGAATTTGTCTCTAGAAAAACACTTTCACTTCAGGTATTTCTAACCTAGCTATATACTTTACCCAACAGCACACTCCCTTAGGCAAAATGCTGCCTCTGACTTTGCTTGGGACGTAAGAGTTGAGATCTTTAAAGGAAAATTCTCATTACTACCACCAACATGCCCAAATTCAGAACAGCCCAATACAGGCCAAGATACTGCACTTATAACGTCTAGTACTGCTCTTAACTATCCTTTTAGTCTTTTAAGATATCCCATGGATGTACAGACCACATTCTGAGAAGCACTAGTTCAGAGGAATGATTTCTAGAGCCTGGGAAGTCGGCTCCTCTCTGATTCTTCCCAGCTACCTCACGGCGGGATCCGTGGCCCACTCTGTCCGTTCCGGCTTAGCCTCTAATACCAGTGGGATGTTCCCGGCCGCGGAAAGCACGGCACAGGCTGCACCCAGGCAGGGCATGCCCCAGAACGAAGAAAAGTAATTGCAACTCGGGAGGCTAGAAAGTCGAGAGCTCAGCATCTCAGTCGGGCCCTGAAGGGAAACCGGAACCCTCGGCATGGACCCTAGGTGGACGGGAGCGGGAAGAAAGTTGGTGCAGCTCAGGGGGCGCAGGGGCGGGCGGAGGCCGGAACTCCGCGTCTGGGCGCCGGCCCTCCTGGGGCCGGAAGTCAGAAAGGCGGGGCTTATCTTGCCTCCAGGCCCTGGGCGGCCCTAGGGTGCGTCAGCATGGGGAGGAGTGTTCATGTAACACTGCAGGCTGAgcgaagggagtgggatgggccgGGTGTCGGTATAGGGGCGCTCGGAAGGGACGAATATCGCTGTGACACTGCGGGGACGCTTTGAGGGGACCGGAGTCGGTGTGGCACCAGTGCACGCTGAAGGAGCCGGCGGAACCGGGTGGCCATGGGGATGTGGGCGTCGCTGGACGCTATGTGGGAGATGCCCGCCGAGAAGCGTATCTTCGGGGCTGTGCTGCTCTTCTCCTGGACAGTGTATCTTTGGGAGACCTTCCTAGCACAGCGGCAGGTGAGCCTAGACAGGGCCCACCTGACCCGACACCCGGTCAGCTCTAGGCCAGCCTCAATCTCGACCCAAGTACCTGGATGATTGCTGTGACCCCAGCACCAGCTTCGACCTTCTGGGTCCCTACTGAGCCTCCTAACCTGGCCCAATGGCGGGGTTGGCCTGGAGAGGATCTGGTGCCTCAGGACCTTTTCCCGCAACGTAGTCATGGGATCCGGGCAGGTTAGGGCCTGATGAAAGGCAAGGCAGGGTTGCCGGCTTGTCAGGCCTCAGCTCTTGTAGCTGCCCAACAGCTTCCTTAGGATTCTCGGCCTTAGACGTACCTCCTTTATTTTTGGCAGCAACCCATAAGTCTTCACAAGGAAGAtgcaaaaattttttgaattacagCTTCCCCTTATCCTTGTGTCATGTTCACATCAACCATAGGactcctgaaaataaaaaattcacagtCCTTCCAAGgactctttccttaaaaaaaaaaaaaaaaagtatattgttATTGCTCCAAAAAcaatatttcttgtttttcttaaagcatctttgttgtttttgttcaaaTAGTTTAAACAGTAAAGTAGAAAGTGAAAGTTACTTAACATTACCTTGGCAAGATATAATAAACAGTTTGATGGATGAgagagttgaatttttttttggttttacagccactcctgtggcatatagaagttgctgggccaggaataAAATTGgaagcagcagctgaggcctatgccacagccacatacGAGatccaaagcttgtggcaacactggatccttaacccactgagcgagcccagggatggaacccgaatcttcagggacactatgtggattcttaacttgctgagccacaaaggggacttcGAGAGCTGAACTTTTAAATGAGATGGATTTTAAGTAACCACTTTATTGCAGTCTTTCACTGGCTGGTTTGCTTTACCTACGTTGTTCCATGCTGTCACTGAATTACATCAGTGGTTAGGATAaccttttttatttatctatttatttttttgtctttttggtatttctttgggcagctcccgcggcatatggaggttcccaggctaggggtccaattggagctgtagccactggcctacgccagagccacagcaactcaggatccgagccgcgtctgcaacccacaccacagctcacggcaacgccggattgttaacccactgagcaagggcagggaccgaacccgcaacctcatggttcctagtcggattcgttaaccactgccccacgacgggaactccaggataaccttttttttttttttttgtctttttgctatttcttgggccgctccctgggcatatggaggttcccaggctaggggtccaatcggagctatagccactggcctacgccagagccacagcaactcaggatccaagccgcgtctgcaacctacaccacagctcacggcaacgccggatccttaattccactgagcaggaccaggatcgaacctgcaacctcatggttcctagtcagattcgttaaccactgtgccacgacgggaactcctgaaaacttttTCTTGAATATTAGTCTTTTTTCTCTGCAGTTTCTTTTCTCAGTTTACATTCTTTatgactctttaaaaattttaatgtttctctGTCTGTCAAAGCCTGGATTATATATAAAGCTCTTTTTGTAGTCTAGGGATATTCATAGATGTGTTAAGCTGTATAGCACTATGTTCCCTAACTAATTCTTAGGATAGCTTCTTTAGTACAGAATCTTGTAAGTCTAGAGAAGGGCTAGACACAGTATATGATGTCCAAATTGAGGATGAGGTACTGAATACTTGTCTATCCTACTTTAATTATAAGCCTAGTTATTGTCACTACTTTTCGATAATGTCTTTATTCAGTGATGCTTTAAAGTAATGTCTTTTATCAAGGGTTTGGTAAGGTGCCCAATAATAAATAGAGAAGCCATTTATTGTAAAACCATTGTAGAAGATGCTGTCCATTATATTGTTTGGTATGTGTTCCCTGTATTATGTCCCAAATTTTTAGTATTTGGCGTAATAggaaagtttgtttttcttgaagATCGGATCTGTTTTCTGTCATTCTTCAAATTTCCCTTAATTTTGGCTTTTAGGGACAGATTTAATGACTAGCCACAATATCTGTTAATACTCAGGGTTAGCATATTTACTTCTTTCTACTATCCAtggctttgttttctgtgttttaggATGTTTGTTTTTACCTGGAATAAGTGGTACTCTTTGTGATGTTACAATTTTGGCATATATATGCAAACTAAAGTATGGCAACAGCCtcggttttgcttttttttttttagggccacttggcatatgggaagttcccaggctagagattgaattggagctgtagctgctggcctataccacagtcacaacaatgcgagatccttaacccactgagcagagccaggggtcaaacctacatcctcacggatcctagttggattcactacccatgagccacaacaggaattcccaacaGCCTTGGTTTTAATTTCACCTAGTCAGCTGGTCTCGGTTTCCCttgttcttcttttgcttttctgcaCCACTTGTCAACATACTTGATCAAATGCAATATTCGtgtatatataaagcaaattATGTTACTTGATTGGTGTTGGTGTTACGATCACCATTCAATGTCTGCTCGTAAATGACTATTGTAATAAATAATGAGTTCGTTTGACTGTTTCCTTAAGGtgttttcttcaaaatgtttCAGAGACGGATATATAAAACAACAACTCATGTACCACTGGAGTTAGGACAGATCATGGATTCAGAAACATTTGAGAAATCTCGACTGGATCAGCTGGATAAAAGTACTTTTCAGCTTCTGGTCAGGACTCTATTCAGAGATTGAAGGCACTGTGAGTAATTTACTCATCGGAGAGACAGTCTGTCAAATTATTAATACTTTatagtgtttattttcatttctttatttttgtatacaaaaGAGGGTACCACACCTACAAATCCAAGAATGCTTTCTTACCCTTTGTTATTGATAGTAATGCATGTGGAGCAAAAGAGGCAGAAACAATAACTCTCAGTTGAAAATTGTGGAATATGGTAACTGTCACTCTGAGGTCAGGTATGAAAAAGAATCTTAAGTTGTAAGCTATTTTTATCTTAATCCTAACTtgccttcctgtctctctctctctctcttttttttttttaatgaccatacctgagacatttggaagttctccGGACacggactgaatctgagccataactgtgatctatgccactgctgcggcaatgccagatcctttaacctactgctccaggctggggatcaaatctgtgcctctgcagccacccccaagctactgcagtcagatatatatatatatatatatatatatatatatatatatatatatatatatatttagcaaatgtatttttttcttataatgatttttatttttccactatagctggtttacagtgttctgtcaattttctagtgcACAAAAAGGTGACCCagttcacacatacatgtgtacattcttttttctcacattatcatgctccatcacaagtgaccaatgtagttcccagtgctatacagcaggatccaaTTGCTTAttgattccaaaggcaatggtttgcatctattaaccccaaattcccagtccctcctactctcCCCCcgactccccccaacccctggcaaccacaggtctattctgcaagtccatgattttcttttctgtggaaaggttcatttgtgccatatattagatttcagatataagtgatatcatatggtatttgtctttctgacttcacttagtatgagagtctctagttccatccatgttgctgcaaatggcattattttgttctttttatggctgagtagtattccattgtatatatatacaccacatcttcttaatccagtcatctctcaatggacatttaggttgttgccttgcagtcaggttcttaacccattgtaccacagtgggaactctcctgcCTCTGTCTTAAACTCTGCAACCTGTCATCCACATTGCAGCCAAAGGAACCCTGAAGCACAGTACTGATCATGTTATTCTCCTATGTATGACCTTTCACTGGCTTGATTTCTCCCTCAGGGTAAAGTCCAAATTTCTTGGCATGGTTTATGAGATTCTTTTGATTTGGCCATTGCTTATTtgagctcatcttttttttttttttttttttttgcagccacacctgtgtcatatggaagttcctgggccaggggtttgaatcagagcgACGGCTgaagcctatgctgcagccacagaaacactggatctgagccccatctgtgacctatgctacagcttggagcaacaccagatccttaatccatttagagaggtcagggatcaaacctgcatcctcacagagactacatcaggttcttaacccactgagccacaatgggaattctagcctcatgtttttattccttccccaaaattctttgcatttttttttttttggccatgcctgtgacatgtggaagttcctgaaccaggacTGAACacatgccatggcagcaacctgagccacagcagtgacgcatcaggtccttaacccactgagccacaaaggacctccttttccatttctttattgtcCATCTCATACCTAGCTTGGTTTCTTATGACCTTGAGTCTTTTTTTATGCTGTTATCTCTGTCTGGGGCACCCGTCCTCTCCCCCTTCATCTCCACTCTCTCCCTGGGGCCTGATTAATCCCCACTCTTCCATTAGGATTCAGCCGAGGCACCTTTTCTAAGAAACCATTTGAAACTTCCCCATCCCTCAAGTCTGGATAAGGTTCCGTTCCATTATTATTCCTACCAGAGTACTTATCACATTGTATTGAATTTGCCTGTTTCGCTGACAGACTGGTAGTTTTAAGAGGTAGGGTACTTTAAGGTCTTGTTCATTATTTTCTGCTTagtacctggcatataataagcaTATAATTCACAGttattgaatgaaataatgagtGATAGATAATTTTTTCTTAGTAAAACAGGGCTAGTCTTCCCCCGTGCTGAAAGAGGAGAGGCTATGAAGTACAGAGCGGTGTTTCTCAGTCTTCTTTTCATGATCTCCCCTGACCCATCACCCTGGCACCTCTGTAaccatttttttccctgattgcccctccatgaaattttaataccatAGATATACTGTAGGCTGTATGTCTGTTCCGGTactgtatgtacacacacacacacacacacacacacacacacacgtatatttattaaatgtaaaatgaggaagatttttttcctacatacCCCCAAAAAACAATTCTTGGTTTTACACCCCTAAGAACAATAGAAAGTGCATAGTGTTGAGGTTAAGAGCTGACTCTGAACTCAGGTGGCTTGAGTTTGAATCTCAGGTCTACCATACCAGTTCATGAAAGCCTCTACACCATTGTTTTGTTCTTGGTATATGTCACATATCCACTGGTAGACATTCCAAAGTTCTTTGGGCAATGTGGGTTCAACTCTGCACCTTTGAGGCCTCACGGCCTCTTTCTCCTGCAAAGCAGtgtgtttcaaaataagaaaCCAACTCTTGGGGCAGATCATCTGTCAGCTCAAAAAAACCATCAATAACATTGCTAACTGGAGGAAATGCTAACAAATTTCAACCAGTTGAAACCAAATTGTGAAACCAAAAACTGTCAACCAGTTATTTTACCTTTCACAGCAAAATTGCCTTAACAGCCATTTAGTTATGTAGCAAAAATGTTTGCAGCAACATATTTAAAGCAAAGAAGCTTATGGTGAAAATACTGGACATGTGAAAATAATTGAGATTGGCTATCATAATTGTTTCATCAGTTAAGGAGAAGAAACTGGCCATTTGCAGCTTTCTTAAATGATTACTGAATTGTCTAGCTAGTCACAAAATTTGCATTGACAAATATGGAATAGTAAGGCTAGTGTGGTTAGAACCAAGCTACTAGGAACCTCTCCAGTTTCCTCAAGATTGTGGAAAATGACAAAGACTCTGGAAAAGATTTAATTTggtgttttagaaaaattaataaatcatctGAAGATTTCATTGCTAGTAATTAGtcttttcattattgattttttattatatttttacctGTCTAAGCCAGGTTTAGTTACTGAGATATTGACGATTAGTATTAAAATTCAGTACCTTCCAGCCAAGCCAGGAAATGTAACATTATGGTGGATTATATTTGGCTTTGTTTAATTTACCTGAAGCATTTCTTCTGGTAGACAAGGCCCAAGTAGGAAATCAGCCTTGAGATGGAAGCAGAGGTGGTGATTTTAGACACAGTTCTATTTCCTCACTGATATTTGATTCTTTAAAGTTCTTTCACTCACTCCCACAAGTCCATTATACAATGACAGGAAATATACTTTCAGTCTCCTTGGTTGTCACTGGTAAACAGTTCCAAGAAAGATGGGTAATAGTTTGGTTATTACAGTTGGTGACCATGGGAATGGCTCAGTTTGTTCTAGGAGATGACAGATATAGGGAGGATCCATATATAGAAGGAGGGCTTTGAAACGTGCTGTGGCTCAAACTAGAAGCAGAACTGATGGACTAATGCTGGGAATAGTACTAGTCATCATTATAATAATTGTATGGCTAGTGATTctcacttcagttttttttttttgtctttttttgccattttcttgggccgctcccatggcatatggaggttcccaggctaagggttgaattggagctaggctgctggcctacgccacagccacagcaatgccggatccaagctgcatctgtgacctacaccacagctcacggcaacaccagatccttaacccactgagcaaggccagggatcgaaccctcaacctcatggttcctaatcagattcattaaccactgagccacgacaggaactccttgtttctgttttataagttcttttgtatcattttattagattccacataaaagtggtaGTATGttctatttgtctttgtctgacttacttcgctcagttCAATACTGTTTTGTTTGATGTTTACAACAGTGCTCTAAGGTAGAAAGTAGAGGcattattattctctttttatggatgagaagcaaaaactcagagaaattaaatggCTTGCCCATGTAATGGCCAGGTGACACTGACAAATGAGAGAACCAAATTTCAAACTCTGCTCTTCTGAGTCTTTAAAATCACATTGGAGAAAGCATTTCTAAAACTCTAGGGACTGCAACATGAATGTGCTAAATTATTCCTTGGGGAATTAGTAAACTCCATTTACTATTAGATGGGAAGCATTTTGTGTTACTTTGAAATCCTATTCTATTTGAAAACAAGTTCATTAATTACTATTTTGTGTTGATTAAAATTAATTGGTTTGTAAGCTTTGGTCACAAGTGCAAAGATTaacttagacttttttt
Proteins encoded:
- the TMCO2 gene encoding transmembrane and coiled-coil domain-containing protein 2 — translated: MSSPSSGWDVIIDYLSLSSIWNYLQATLMGETSVPQQTNLGRLDNLAPAVQVLLGISFLILLGIGVYALWKRSVQSIQKILLFIITLYKLYKKGSDFFQALLVSPEGSALPVQDNIFLSFGLQEKILKKLQTVENKVKDLEGMIISQKPTTKRDCSSEAYCSCSDCQSPLPTSGFTSTSEM